GCTGACAATGCTTCTGAAATGCTCGAGGCAATCTCATCTGTGACTAATGGCCTCAGAGCAAGCATACTTGAGCCCGCTGTTGAGACCCTCTTTGGCGCTGTCATGGGCTCTCGCAGTGGCCTCATTGGCGTTGAAGGTGGCGCTCTGTTCCTGGACCTCGGGGGCGGGAGCGTGCAGATGACGTGGGTGGACACCAGCAAGCCAAACTACGAAGTAGATGCTGCCAGAGCTGGAGTGAGTCTACCCTTTGGAGCAGCGAGATTGATTCGTGTGCTGCAAGAGCAGCCAGCCGATGTTCAGGTTTCCGAGATCTCAAAACTTCAAACCGGCATGCAACAGGCATACGCCAACCTCTGCTCCAAGTTCTCTGCACTTAACGCCTTGAAGAGTTCTCATGACGAGGGTCCTCGAGTGAACGTCTTCATGTGTGGAGGTGGCTTTCGCGGCTATGGCAGCATGCTCATGCACCAGGATCCTGTGAGCCCGTACCCTATTCCCTATACGAACGGTTATACGGCTCCAGGTACACTCTTTTCCAAGGTTGAGCACATGCGTCGTGTCAACGAGGAACACGACAGTCGAATTTTCGGACTCAAAGCGTCGTCGTAAACAATTCCCTGCAATCGCTACCGTTATTGATGCATTGCTCGCGACGGTGCCCAATATCGGAAACGTGACATTCTGTGGTGGTTCCAATCGTCAAGGTGCACTTATGATGAAACTTCCGGTCGAAATCCGCGAGTGTAACCCTCTTGATATTCTTGCTCGAGTCACACCAGATGAAAAACCCGTATTTGATGCTGTGTTGAACACGTTGAGAAGTGCTCTTCCCGCAGAAGTCgacttctcatccatgccTGACGTTTTGACTCCTGGGCTGGACTCTCTTTTTGTGCGGGAGATTTGGACTCGACAGGGCCACGATTCGGATAACAACTCGTCCTTTGCACTGCATCATGCAATCACCCGGGATGCAGAGGTCCCTGGACTCTCACACACCGGAAGGGCGCTACTGGCGCTTTCAGCCTCAGCTCGATGGGGAGGCATTTTAGGGCCCTTGGACTCACAGCTCCAACAGAGTCTGTCGGCACTTCTTGGCAGCCAGCATCTTGACGCACCTTTTTGGGCTTCATATATCGGTGCTGTAGCCGGGCTTATAGCCATAGTTTTACCAATCATCCCAACGACTGCAGAGGAGGTTGAAAATGCTATCAGGTTAGTGTCATTTTCCAGAAGTATGCCAAGCCTTGTCGTCTAATGAACACAGCATAAAAGCACATCTCAAGCGGGCAGAGGATAAAAAAGAGAGAATCGTATTAACGATCAGAGTTGCCTCGGCCAATATAGCGAGTGTCAGTCTAGAAGATCTCGCCGACAGGGTTGAGAAAACCGCCAAAAAGAATGGagggaagaagccaagatacAAGATAACTGCCCAAGTGAGCCCATTGCCATGTCacatttcttcatcaacataaACCAACACAATACACACATGTTTTTCCTTCGATCCACATTAAACAAGCCCATATGCAGCGAACGTCGTTGTATTCGTTATAAATCATAAAAGAACCATCATATCATGCTTTTTTGTTTGTATTTTGTCTTTTCCATATGTTTTTTCTTCCTGTTTTGCCTTTTTGTTTGCAAATCATTTTCTGTAATGACTGGACATGATTTGTGCAGTTATTACGCACTATCACGGGAGTTTCCCTTACTCTTGGTACTACTTCGAGGGCGTCTCTTGGATGAGATCTTCTTAAGCTCATGGTTAACTACCAAGGCGCTCAGCCGCTCGTCAACCTTGTACGACGAACGCTGAATTCTCTCGTCTGTTGAAAGGTCAGTGGCACGTCCCACATAATAAGGTGTTGTGGTCTTACAGAATTCCTTTCTGGTGTCCATCATATCCTGCGAGAACTGGCGAATTTTGCTGCTATGTCGAGCTTGGGAAGGATAGTCCTTGAGCCAGTCCATTGACATCTCCATTCTCTTGGGAGTCTTGAATTGGCAGTGATAGAATATGGCTATCAAAGGGAAGAATCCATTGTAAAGGTTCTCAAAAGCCCCAACTGGATATCATTAGCAATGAAGTTTGACCTTCGAGTTAAATTTTCTCACCGATATTCTGGTCTCTCTGGGCACTTGGGTTTCGGGCGAAATATCCATCATGTGCAACGACTAAGTCTCTGTACATGATCATGAGTTGCCACAAGCTAGCCCAaactgccatcttctcttgaGCTTTAAGAGGCTCTTGTTGTGCCAAGCAGTcttcgaggagcttgaggataTCGTGCTCATGGGACACAAGTGCGTTCCATGCAATGCGCCTAAGCTCTGCTTGAACAGTAAAGGGGACCTGAGAGAGCTTGTTGGACGAGCTGCAGCAGGTGAAGCGCGGAGCTTTCCAGATTCTGAAGAAACAATTCATTGTGTGGACCTTGGAGACGAGGTTGTGCTACAATAACAGTTAGCTCTACTGGATACTGCAAGGATCACTAAGAGAGGGTTGCGAGTGTTACCTTTGGAAGTCCCTGGCCGTCCTCATAATATGAGAGCAAAAAGTTTTGCACCATATGCTCAAATCGAGAGCTGCGTTCTCTTCGGATCTGTGCCTCAACCCAGCGTTGGAGTTCACCATAAGTTGGAAACCTGTCCCGCTCAAACGCAGCGTTTCTTGGATTCTCGTCGGTTCCATTCTGAGAATGGTATGCTTGAACAGATGCCCGAAGAAAAGGGGATTCGGCATCgcgggtgaagaagatgacaatATCTCTGGGTTTGGCAGTGGGAAAGCGAGGCTCATGATCAACGACACGCCTCTCTTCCGCAGGGTCGGTTGACCAGACGTCTAAATATGATATGTCTCAGTGTACATGTCTCACTTTGAGGCTGGGGGCCAGGGGGGGGCTGTTCGACATACCGACGATGTGACGAATCACAGGCGGAGCAACCGCAGGGGTCCTACGGGTACAGACCAGGTGTGAGTGGTCTGGGAAGGCCTTACGGCAATAGGGACAGACGCCACAGTCTTGACACTGGGTAATGGCTCAGTTCAGTGTTTGTTTCAGAGGGGCAATGGCCGGTATAGGCATTGTATTGGATTGGTTTTCTTACGCGGGTCTTGGAGATACGGCACGGAAGACAGGCTCCACTCTTGCGGACATCGGCTGTCTGGTCTGGATCAGAGAGCTGTCTTGACCTCTTCTCCACAGAACGCTGACGCTTGACACCAGAggttgagtttgaggagggTGAGTATGAGTATGTCTTGGTGTGGCTTGAGCGGCGGGACGAGGACTCGTGTACCTGGATCTGATGTGGGTAGCCATACCCCCGGGGGGCGTGCTTGCTAGGTACGGCCTGGGGGTACGTCCACTTATCATCCTGGGCCTGAACCTCTTGGAGGCTGACTCGAGGACGTCGACGGACATCGTCTACgccatcgaagaagacggagCCAGAGTGAGAGGAAGGAGAGGTACTACCACCTCTGACGAGTTCTGGTGGGGTCTGACCCATGGACTCGGATGTGGTAATCCCTCCATCGTCCGGGCTCAGACCAGGGGTCATCCTTAGGTATTCGGCCTCGCTCCTGTCAAGAgagagatgatcaagaaaggAAGGGATATCAGTGATGAGCGAGGGAAGGTCCCTGTAGCTTAGGCGAGGGGAGCTAGAAGCTCCTGGGTAGCCCTGAGACCTGGTCGAGTCACAGTAGAGATCCCAGTCAAAGACAGACCTGAAGAGCTCATCATAGTCCAGGCCCGGGGAGGTGGGAACACGCGGGTTTTCTTGACCTAT
This genomic interval from Fusarium verticillioides 7600 chromosome 1, whole genome shotgun sequence contains the following:
- a CDS encoding retrograde regulation protein 2; translated protein: MSSHTPDIVTLDNLSQTITPWDPQGESQLYAIVDMGSNGIRFSITSLAPPFTRLLRPIYSTRAAISLFDALKNTPKGLVFLPETIAAVSKTLERFHQLAVRHGVPAKHITILATEAMRRADNASEMLEAISSVTNGLRASILEPAVETLFGAVMGSRSGLIGVEGGALFLDLGGGSVQMTWVDTSKPNYEVDAARAGVSLPFGAARLIRVLQEQPADVQVSEISKLQTGMQQAYANLCSKFSALNALKSSHDEGPRVNVFMCGGGFRGYGSMLMHQDPVSPYPIPYTNGYTAPVEFSDSKRRRKQFPAIATVIDALLATVPNIGNVTFCGGSNRQGALMMKLPVEIRECNPLDILARVTPDEKPVFDAVLNTLRSALPAEVDFSSMPDVLTPGLDSLFVREIWTRQGHDSDNNSSFALHHAITRDAEVPGLSHTGRALLALSASARWGGILGPLDSQLQQSLSALLGSQHLDAPFWASYIGAVAGLIAIVLPIIPTTAEEVENAISIKAHLKRAEDKKERIVLTIRVASANIASVSLEDLADRVEKTAKKNGGKKPRYKITAQVSPLPCHISSST